A single window of Candidatus Methylomirabilota bacterium DNA harbors:
- a CDS encoding ParB N-terminal domain-containing protein codes for MQQQGSWTVFPAKGKPPPHALALAREIEEHGGHVLAIYTDPVGERWQLFSLLPLEQVEPTPYQRDLSKPHVKRLQEVIKKLDRFVDPIVVVAQGPGSYWTPNGHHRLAALRKLKAKWVSAILIPDAEVAFQILALNTEKAHNLREKSLEVIRMYRALQLQEGGKSEEAFSFQFEEPYYITLGLMYERHPRFAGGAFSPILRRVDKFLRSPLAKAYEERQRRAEQVEAADAVLSDVVAGIKKRGINHPYVKNFILARCNPLTRARKIVPSFEETFEKLHRALDRFDVDKIRMEDIARAAVISAG; via the coding sequence ATGCAGCAGCAGGGAAGTTGGACAGTCTTTCCGGCCAAGGGGAAGCCGCCCCCACACGCGCTCGCGTTGGCGCGTGAGATCGAGGAGCATGGCGGCCATGTCCTGGCGATCTATACCGATCCAGTGGGAGAGCGATGGCAACTCTTCAGTTTATTGCCTCTGGAGCAGGTAGAGCCAACACCATATCAACGCGACCTTTCGAAACCTCACGTCAAGCGCCTGCAAGAAGTAATCAAGAAGCTTGATCGCTTCGTCGATCCGATTGTGGTGGTTGCGCAGGGTCCCGGGAGCTATTGGACCCCCAACGGCCACCACCGATTAGCCGCCCTCCGAAAGCTCAAAGCCAAATGGGTTTCCGCTATCCTCATTCCGGATGCGGAGGTCGCCTTTCAGATCCTGGCCCTCAACACCGAGAAGGCCCACAACCTCCGGGAGAAATCCCTAGAGGTGATTCGTATGTATCGGGCCCTGCAGCTCCAGGAAGGAGGCAAATCCGAGGAAGCCTTTAGTTTCCAGTTTGAAGAGCCATACTACATTACACTGGGCTTGATGTACGAACGTCATCCCCGATTTGCGGGTGGCGCTTTCTCCCCAATCCTCCGCCGGGTGGACAAGTTCCTCCGGTCTCCGCTCGCTAAGGCCTATGAGGAACGCCAGCGGCGGGCAGAGCAGGTTGAGGCCGCCGATGCGGTGCTGAGCGACGTCGTCGCCGGAATTAAAAAGCGGGGTATCAACCACCCCTACGTCAAGAACTTTATCCTCGCCAGGTGCAACCCTTTGACCCGGGCTCGAAAGATCGTTCCAAGCTTCGAGGAGACTTTTGAGAAGCTCCATCGCGCCTTAGACCGGTTTGACGTAGACAAAATTCGGATGGAAGATATCGCCCGTGCGGCCGTAATTTCGGCTGGATAG